The following proteins are co-located in the Gloeocapsa sp. PCC 7428 genome:
- a CDS encoding Mo-dependent nitrogenase C-terminal domain-containing protein produces MTSIVKSPYTDEQVVAWLRGLLAIAWADGNFDPQEQEIIAALTHELTIDSDLASFEKITPQELASVFKDNAVAAENFLRTAVMVAIADGTYSSVEDEIIHQFCQALGLQETALVALRQTLCDVPTDADTTTLPTDEQPQIDVLHPVRDWLDGLDIHDPKVARFLCKMIPPQCPFERDVTLFGKKIVHIPPLCKLNPLYEQLVGLRFRALSYLADECHEDVTEYC; encoded by the coding sequence ATGACAAGTATTGTTAAATCTCCTTACACTGACGAACAAGTCGTCGCTTGGTTGCGAGGATTACTCGCGATCGCTTGGGCGGATGGTAACTTCGATCCTCAAGAGCAAGAAATCATTGCAGCTTTAACGCACGAACTTACTATTGATTCTGATTTAGCATCGTTTGAAAAAATTACCCCGCAAGAACTAGCAAGCGTTTTCAAAGACAATGCTGTTGCCGCAGAAAACTTTTTACGGACTGCGGTGATGGTGGCGATCGCCGATGGTACGTATTCCTCTGTAGAAGATGAAATTATACATCAATTCTGCCAAGCTTTGGGGTTACAAGAAACAGCACTTGTGGCGCTGCGCCAAACATTGTGTGACGTTCCTACCGATGCTGATACAACGACTTTACCCACCGACGAACAACCCCAGATCGACGTTTTGCATCCTGTACGCGACTGGCTTGATGGACTCGACATTCACGATCCCAAGGTTGCCCGCTTTTTGTGCAAAATGATTCCGCCGCAGTGTCCATTTGAGCGCGACGTTACGCTCTTTGGCAAGAAAATAGTTCACATTCCCCCACTGTGTAAGCTCAACCCCCTTTACGAGCAACTTGTCGGATTGCGCTTCCGTGCGTTGTCCTATCTTGCTGATGAGTGTCATGAAGATGTCACCGAATATTGTTAA
- a CDS encoding glycosyltransferase family 1 protein, whose translation MILQNSLLVNLSFLAQKPTGITTYAANLFPHLQPLQPTLLISSEARPKALDAEYYPVPPNLTPDYGSLGHFRRLLWTQRQIPKIYKELRSRLLFSPVPEAPLQTNCRYIVNVNDLIPLHFPSRSPLTLYFRYYVPQVLAQAEHILCISTATAKDLTHFYNIKPDKITSILLAHDANHFRFLDLPTSNYFLYIGRHDPYKNLHRVIAAFAALPRDYELWLAGPFDPRYTPALQTVAAELNISDRVKILDYVKYQDLPTIINQAIALVFPSLWEGFGLPVLEAMACGTPVITSNVSSLPEVAGDAALLVDPYNSAEMTAAMQAIATESGLRSRLCELSRARANNFSWAKTGQATAEVLARYL comes from the coding sequence ATCATTTTGCAAAATTCCTTATTAGTTAACCTTTCGTTTCTTGCCCAAAAACCAACAGGAATCACAACCTACGCGGCTAACCTATTTCCACATTTACAGCCACTCCAACCCACGCTACTAATTTCCTCAGAGGCGCGCCCAAAAGCCTTAGACGCTGAGTACTACCCAGTTCCACCAAATCTCACCCCAGATTATGGCAGCTTGGGTCATTTTCGGCGTTTATTGTGGACGCAACGGCAAATTCCCAAAATATACAAAGAACTGCGATCGCGTCTTCTATTTTCCCCCGTACCCGAAGCCCCGCTACAGACGAATTGTCGTTACATTGTCAACGTCAACGACTTGATTCCTTTACACTTTCCCTCACGTTCTCCGCTAACGCTTTACTTTCGCTATTACGTTCCTCAAGTGCTAGCGCAAGCTGAACATATTCTCTGCATTTCCACCGCCACTGCGAAGGATCTCACACACTTTTACAACATCAAGCCAGATAAAATTACGTCAATCTTATTAGCGCACGACGCTAACCACTTTCGCTTTCTCGATTTACCAACAAGTAACTATTTCCTCTACATTGGACGCCACGATCCTTATAAAAACCTGCATCGAGTCATTGCCGCTTTTGCTGCATTGCCACGCGACTATGAATTATGGCTAGCAGGACCGTTCGATCCGCGTTATACTCCTGCATTACAAACTGTTGCAGCCGAACTTAATATCAGCGATCGCGTCAAAATTCTTGACTATGTGAAATATCAAGATTTGCCGACAATTATCAATCAAGCGATCGCGCTGGTGTTTCCTAGCTTGTGGGAAGGATTTGGATTACCTGTATTAGAAGCGATGGCGTGTGGAACTCCTGTCATCACCTCAAACGTTTCTTCGTTACCCGAAGTTGCAGGTGACGCCGCGCTATTAGTCGATCCTTACAACAGTGCAGAAATGACCGCCGCCATGCAAGCCATTGCAACCGAATCAGGATTGCGATCGCGCCTTTGTGAGTTGAGTCGTGCGAGAGCAAATAATTTCAGTTGGGCGAAAACGGGACAAGCTACCGCTGAAGTTCTCGCGCGCTATCTCTAA
- a CDS encoding glycosyltransferase family 2 protein: MIYFLTVNYYSTSLITKLIASIQNDSNTFSKIVIVNNSVDDLSIQSLQSQAVTILEPGRNLGFGNACNLGLQWIYSQNQNAIVWIINPDAYFIENTQEKVNCFFVTYPEVSILGTVIYTPSNKIWFAGGCFRRTTGTISTQDILSNSDSAYVQCDWVSGCSLILNCNNFSECPQFDPRYFLYYEDFEFCLRYAQQGHIVAVTKLFQVIHQPSSITNKNIFNKIKYSTYSYLITLEKYTNRFILFLRLMRLIFYAFILIFVKPQVAFGKIYGTILYLKYLLSFCKIPY, translated from the coding sequence GTGATCTATTTTTTAACTGTTAATTATTATTCAACGTCGCTCATAACGAAGTTAATTGCATCAATTCAAAATGATTCCAACACGTTCAGTAAAATAGTAATTGTCAATAATTCAGTTGACGACCTTTCTATTCAATCTCTCCAATCCCAAGCTGTTACTATCCTTGAACCAGGGAGAAATCTGGGTTTTGGGAATGCGTGTAATTTAGGATTGCAATGGATTTATTCCCAGAATCAAAATGCCATTGTTTGGATTATTAATCCTGATGCTTATTTTATAGAAAATACTCAGGAAAAAGTTAATTGTTTTTTTGTAACTTATCCAGAAGTGTCGATATTAGGCACAGTTATTTATACACCAAGTAATAAAATTTGGTTTGCTGGCGGTTGTTTTCGTCGTACTACTGGTACTATTTCAACTCAAGACATTTTAAGTAATTCAGATTCAGCCTATGTTCAATGTGATTGGGTTTCTGGTTGTAGTTTGATTCTTAACTGTAACAATTTTAGTGAATGTCCGCAATTTGATCCAAGATATTTCCTTTATTACGAAGACTTTGAGTTTTGCCTAAGATACGCGCAACAAGGGCATATTGTTGCAGTCACAAAACTATTTCAAGTCATTCATCAACCATCTTCAATTACAAATAAAAACATATTTAACAAAATTAAATATAGTACATATAGTTATTTAATAACATTAGAAAAATATACAAATCGTTTCATACTCTTTCTAAGATTAATGCGTTTGATTTTCTATGCTTTTATTCTAATTTTTGTCAAACCGCAAGTAGCGTTTGGTAAAATATACGGAACAATACTTTATTTAAAATACTTGCTATCATTTTGCAAAATTCCTTATTAG
- the glmU gene encoding bifunctional UDP-N-acetylglucosamine diphosphorylase/glucosamine-1-phosphate N-acetyltransferase GlmU, with amino-acid sequence MVAVAILAAGRGTRMKSSLPKVLHPLGGRSIVEQVLQSLHKISPTRCLMIVGYQAEQVKASLTEVASDLTISLEFVEQTEQLGTGHAIQQVIPYLENFTDDLLVLNGDVPLLRPETLQNLLQTHKERQNAATILTAQLPNPQGYGRVFCDEHNIVQQIVEDRDCSTAQKQNCRINAGVYCFRWSDLAEVLPRLQPNNNQKEYYLTDTVSFLEPVMAVDVEDYQEILGINDRQQLATAYSILQARVKSQWMAAGVTLIDPASITIDDTVQIDPDVIIEPQTHLRGQTVIQSGCRIGPGSLVENSRIAENVSVLYSVVTDSSVAANTRIGPYAHLRGHAVVGAGCKIGNFVELKNSQLGDRTNVAHLSYLGDATLGTQVNVGAGTITANYDGVQKHPTKIGDRSKTGANSVLVAPLTIGNDVNIAAGSAVTEDAPDDCLVIGRARQVIKPGWRLKSKDRGS; translated from the coding sequence ATGGTAGCGGTAGCAATTTTAGCAGCAGGACGCGGCACGCGAATGAAATCCTCTTTGCCTAAGGTGTTACATCCTTTGGGAGGAAGATCGATTGTTGAACAGGTTCTTCAAAGTTTACATAAAATTTCACCAACGCGGTGTTTGATGATTGTTGGCTATCAGGCAGAGCAAGTCAAAGCATCGCTTACCGAGGTAGCATCTGATCTGACGATTTCTTTAGAGTTTGTTGAACAAACCGAACAACTAGGAACAGGTCATGCAATTCAACAAGTCATACCGTATTTAGAGAACTTTACGGATGATTTACTCGTTCTCAACGGTGATGTTCCCTTATTACGACCAGAAACGCTACAAAATTTGCTGCAAACGCATAAGGAACGTCAAAACGCTGCAACAATCCTGACCGCGCAGTTACCAAATCCACAGGGCTACGGGCGTGTATTTTGTGATGAACATAATATTGTTCAGCAAATTGTTGAAGATCGCGACTGTTCGACAGCGCAGAAACAAAACTGTCGCATTAATGCTGGAGTTTATTGCTTTCGCTGGTCAGATTTAGCTGAGGTATTACCGCGATTGCAACCAAATAACAACCAGAAAGAATACTATTTGACGGATACCGTCAGTTTCTTAGAGCCTGTCATGGCGGTTGATGTAGAAGATTACCAAGAAATTCTGGGGATCAATGACCGACAACAACTTGCGACTGCCTATAGTATATTACAAGCGCGAGTCAAGTCGCAATGGATGGCTGCGGGTGTCACGCTGATCGACCCTGCAAGTATTACGATTGACGATACTGTGCAAATCGACCCTGATGTAATTATCGAACCGCAAACGCATTTACGCGGACAGACAGTGATTCAGTCAGGGTGTCGTATTGGACCTGGTAGTTTGGTTGAAAACAGCCGTATAGCTGAGAATGTGAGCGTGCTGTATTCGGTTGTAACCGATAGTAGCGTTGCCGCAAATACGCGGATTGGTCCTTATGCGCATTTACGCGGTCATGCGGTCGTAGGTGCGGGGTGTAAGATTGGTAATTTTGTTGAGTTGAAAAATAGTCAGCTAGGCGATCGCACGAATGTAGCACATTTATCGTATCTTGGAGATGCTACGCTCGGAACGCAAGTTAATGTGGGTGCGGGAACGATTACTGCGAATTATGACGGCGTACAAAAGCATCCAACAAAAATCGGCGATCGCTCTAAAACAGGGGCAAATAGTGTTCTAGTTGCGCCGTTAACAATTGGTAACGATGTCAACATTGCAGCGGGTTCAGCAGTCACAGAAGATGCTCCTGATGATTGTTTAGTTATTGGTCGGGCGCGTCAAGTGATCAAACCAGGTTGGCGGTTGAAAAGTAAGGATCGCGGATCGTAG
- a CDS encoding DUF29 family protein, whose amino-acid sequence MEELLELRELLQQGKVDEALLLVDELEDMSLSDKINKIDSYGVILLVLLIKQQAEKRSTRSWEISIENAAREIRKLNKRRKAGGCYLSSAQLSEILQEGYQIALKRASTETFEGRFEAEELESMVDKQMILSQAIALLQQ is encoded by the coding sequence ATGGAAGAACTTCTAGAACTTCGGGAATTACTACAGCAAGGCAAAGTTGATGAAGCTTTGCTGTTGGTGGACGAGTTGGAAGACATGAGCCTGAGTGACAAAATCAATAAAATTGATAGCTATGGCGTGATATTACTCGTTCTTCTGATTAAACAGCAGGCTGAAAAACGTTCAACCCGCTCTTGGGAGATTTCTATTGAAAATGCGGCGCGAGAAATCCGCAAGCTTAATAAACGCCGCAAAGCGGGTGGCTGTTATTTATCGTCAGCGCAACTCAGCGAGATCCTCCAAGAAGGATATCAAATTGCACTCAAACGAGCGTCCACAGAAACCTTTGAAGGGCGTTTTGAGGCTGAAGAACTAGAAAGCATGGTAGACAAGCAAATGATTTTGTCGCAGGCGATCGCGTTGCTTCAGCAGTAG
- a CDS encoding DUF2256 domain-containing protein, whose protein sequence is MARTRAKSDLPTKICPVCQRPFTWRKKWADCWDDVKYCSERCRRRRSNADKYGNG, encoded by the coding sequence ATGGCACGAACTCGCGCTAAATCAGATTTACCGACAAAAATTTGTCCTGTTTGTCAGCGTCCCTTCACTTGGCGAAAAAAATGGGCAGATTGTTGGGATGATGTAAAGTATTGCTCTGAACGCTGTCGTCGGCGGCGCTCAAATGCAGATAAATATGGCAACGGGTAA
- a CDS encoding isoaspartyl peptidase/L-asparaginase, which translates to MQPKLIIHGGAGSSLKSKGGVEIIRRSLYSVIEEVYALLLAGATAAEAVVHGCQLLEDDPRFNAGTGSVLQSDGQIRMSASLMDGVCQRFSGVINVSRVQHPIGLAQNLQSSSDRVLSDYGAAELLRELQIPSYDALTELRLQEWLQERQDNFEKKMAGVVAEKELVESSNAGRGTIGVVALDTQGYLAVGTSTGGKGFERIGRVSDSAMPAGNYATADAAVSCTGIGEDIIDECLAARIVVRVTDGLALPEAMQRSFTEAYNHKRDLGAIAIDSTGAIAWGKTSEVLLAAYHTGEKVGDTLEWTGEELTSYC; encoded by the coding sequence GTGCAACCAAAGTTAATTATTCATGGCGGGGCTGGTAGTTCCCTCAAAAGTAAAGGCGGAGTAGAAATCATTCGGCGATCGCTCTACTCAGTTATCGAAGAAGTCTATGCACTATTGCTTGCAGGTGCAACAGCTGCTGAGGCTGTCGTTCATGGCTGTCAATTATTAGAAGACGATCCGCGCTTTAATGCTGGGACAGGTTCAGTGCTGCAATCTGATGGTCAAATTCGCATGAGTGCGTCACTCATGGATGGTGTTTGCCAGCGCTTTAGTGGTGTAATTAACGTCTCGCGGGTACAGCATCCGATTGGTCTGGCGCAAAATTTGCAGTCTTCCTCGGATCGCGTGCTATCTGATTATGGTGCGGCTGAGTTGTTACGCGAATTGCAAATTCCTAGCTACGATGCTTTGACTGAGTTGCGGTTGCAAGAGTGGCTTCAGGAACGACAAGATAATTTTGAGAAAAAAATGGCGGGCGTCGTTGCCGAAAAAGAGTTAGTTGAATCGAGCAATGCTGGACGCGGTACAATTGGCGTTGTTGCCCTCGACACACAAGGATATTTAGCAGTTGGGACTTCAACGGGCGGTAAAGGTTTTGAACGTATCGGGCGCGTGAGTGATTCTGCAATGCCTGCTGGCAATTATGCCACAGCCGACGCAGCAGTCAGTTGTACCGGAATTGGTGAAGATATTATTGACGAATGTTTAGCAGCGCGAATCGTTGTCCGCGTCACCGACGGCTTAGCTTTACCAGAAGCGATGCAACGCTCGTTTACCGAAGCATACAACCACAAACGCGATTTAGGCGCAATTGCAATCGACTCAACAGGCGCGATCGCTTGGGGAAAAACTAGTGAAGTGCTACTTGCTGCCTATCATACCGGTGAGAAAGTGGGTGATACGTTGGAATGGACGGGTGAGGAACTGACAAGCTACTGCTGA
- the cgtA gene encoding Obg family GTPase CgtA, with amino-acid sequence MQFIDQAEIEVEAGSGGDGIVAFRREKYVPAGGPSGGNGGRGGSVILVAVENLQTLLDFRYAHRFQAENGSRGGPNNRTGAAGSDRIIEVPCGTVVYDAQTNELLGDLVAPGQTLCVAAGGKGGLGNKYFLSNRNRAPEYALPGLPGEQRLLRLELKLLAEVGIIGLPNAGKSTLISALSAARPKVADYPFTTLIPNLGVVRKPTGDGTVFADIPGLIAGAHQGAGLGHDFLRHIERTRLLLHLVDATATDPVADYQTIQQELHAYGRGLPDRPQVLALNKIDAVDEETIAAIAQELAQRHGSKPFLISAATHQGLEPLLQQIWSILDTPVGQEVTH; translated from the coding sequence ATGCAATTTATCGACCAAGCAGAAATAGAAGTTGAAGCAGGTTCAGGAGGTGATGGAATTGTAGCCTTCCGCCGCGAAAAATACGTGCCAGCGGGGGGACCTTCTGGCGGAAATGGCGGACGTGGCGGTTCAGTCATTTTAGTTGCAGTAGAAAATTTACAAACGCTATTAGACTTCAGGTATGCGCACCGTTTTCAAGCAGAAAATGGCTCGCGTGGTGGACCCAATAATCGTACAGGTGCCGCAGGAAGCGATCGCATAATCGAAGTTCCCTGCGGTACAGTTGTTTACGATGCCCAAACGAATGAACTTCTAGGCGATTTAGTTGCACCAGGACAAACGTTGTGCGTCGCCGCTGGTGGTAAAGGCGGACTAGGAAATAAATATTTTTTGAGTAACCGCAATCGCGCCCCAGAGTATGCACTTCCTGGCTTACCTGGAGAACAACGCCTGCTACGCCTCGAATTAAAACTCTTAGCCGAAGTCGGTATTATTGGACTTCCCAACGCGGGTAAATCAACGCTCATTTCTGCGCTTTCCGCAGCCCGTCCCAAAGTCGCCGATTATCCTTTTACAACACTTATCCCTAATTTAGGCGTTGTGCGTAAACCAACGGGTGATGGTACAGTTTTTGCCGATATTCCTGGTTTAATCGCTGGTGCGCATCAGGGCGCAGGGTTAGGACATGATTTCTTGCGTCATATCGAACGTACTCGTTTGCTGTTGCATTTAGTAGACGCTACCGCCACAGATCCCGTTGCTGACTATCAAACGATTCAGCAAGAGTTACACGCCTACGGACGCGGATTACCCGATCGCCCGCAAGTTTTAGCATTAAACAAAATTGATGCAGTTGATGAAGAAACAATAGCCGCGATCGCCCAGGAACTTGCCCAGCGTCATGGTAGTAAACCGTTTCTAATTTCAGCAGCGACTCACCAAGGGTTAGAACCACTACTACAGCAAATTTGGTCTATCTTAGATACTCCTGTTGGGCAAGAAGTCACTCACTAG
- a CDS encoding RNA methyltransferase — MVETALTGIRIVLVEPAGALNVGAIARVMKNSGLEHLVLVNPQCDPLSGEAQLMAVHAVDILENAVQVGTLPEALVNCTRAIATTARDRDTGITLEHPRTALPWLIEQNTALIFGPEYRGLSNEELKYAQRFVRIPTSDRYPSLNLAASVAICAYELFQCAMQTETASTSNSDVASLDILEGYYQQLEQILLDIGYLYPHTAASRMQKFRQVFNRTQLTTSEVAMLRGVLSQIQWALQQKIKEQS; from the coding sequence ATGGTAGAAACCGCCTTAACTGGAATACGAATAGTTTTAGTCGAACCAGCAGGGGCTTTGAATGTTGGCGCGATCGCCCGTGTTATGAAAAATTCAGGGCTAGAACATCTTGTGTTAGTCAATCCGCAGTGCGATCCGCTGTCTGGGGAAGCGCAACTAATGGCGGTTCATGCAGTGGATATTTTAGAAAATGCAGTTCAAGTTGGAACATTACCAGAAGCGCTAGTAAACTGTACGCGGGCGATCGCGACCACCGCTCGCGATCGCGACACGGGGATTACACTCGAACATCCACGTACTGCACTTCCGTGGTTAATCGAGCAAAACACCGCGCTGATTTTTGGACCCGAATATCGTGGTTTGAGTAATGAAGAATTAAAATATGCACAACGCTTTGTCCGCATTCCAACAAGCGATCGCTACCCGTCACTAAATCTTGCTGCATCTGTTGCAATTTGCGCTTATGAACTGTTTCAATGTGCAATGCAAACAGAAACTGCTTCGACGAGCAATTCTGATGTAGCTTCGCTTGATATTTTAGAAGGCTATTATCAACAATTAGAACAAATATTACTCGACATTGGTTATCTTTACCCGCACACGGCTGCAAGTCGGATGCAAAAGTTTCGCCAAGTGTTCAATCGCACACAGTTAACTACTTCTGAAGTCGCTATGTTGCGAGGAGTTTTATCGCAAATACAATGGGCATTGCAGCAGAAAATCAAGGAACAAAGTTAA
- a CDS encoding serine hydrolase has protein sequence MEREPSRRVKLPQEVSEKQRIIERTVITPRPQREKRRNHRITNLTKPLLYASRVLIFGVGIAAIAGTVLSVLDPTNRIKAEDAQTPVTQEEVTEVAVVPGSALQMTQEMSSLKTTVEQLAAKQKNLLPGVFFLDLDTGAYLEINGNSTFASASMIKVPVLVAFFQDVDAGKIRLDERLTLKKELVGGGSGDMQYKPLGTKFTALETATKMITISDNTATNLLIERMGGAAALNERFLSWGLPATQIRNLLPDLEGTNTTSPRDLAHLMALVDDGKLMSLRSRDRLLDIMRRTVTNTLLPRGLGEGARIAHKTGDIGSLVGDVGLVDMPSGKRYIAVAMVKRPHNDGRAQELIRQISRAAYQELSKPNVDQIMRTTPFVTTNPPAGNSATTSNAQSTTN, from the coding sequence GTGGAACGCGAACCGTCAAGGCGGGTGAAATTACCTCAGGAAGTGAGTGAGAAGCAACGCATCATTGAGCGCACTGTGATTACACCGCGTCCGCAGCGCGAAAAACGCCGTAATCATCGAATCACTAACTTGACAAAACCGCTGCTATATGCTTCAAGAGTATTGATTTTCGGAGTGGGAATTGCAGCGATCGCTGGAACTGTATTGTCGGTATTAGATCCTACAAATCGCATCAAAGCTGAAGATGCGCAAACTCCAGTAACACAAGAGGAGGTGACGGAAGTCGCAGTCGTTCCAGGTTCGGCGTTGCAGATGACGCAAGAAATGAGTTCGTTAAAAACAACGGTAGAACAGTTAGCGGCGAAACAAAAAAATCTCCTTCCAGGCGTCTTTTTCTTGGATTTAGACACAGGAGCGTATTTAGAAATTAATGGGAACTCAACTTTCGCTTCGGCAAGTATGATTAAAGTGCCAGTGTTGGTTGCGTTTTTCCAAGATGTCGATGCGGGTAAAATTCGCTTGGATGAACGGCTGACGCTGAAAAAAGAGTTGGTAGGCGGTGGTTCGGGAGATATGCAATACAAGCCGCTGGGAACAAAATTCACTGCACTGGAAACAGCCACCAAGATGATTACGATCAGCGATAACACCGCGACGAATTTACTCATTGAGCGCATGGGTGGCGCTGCTGCATTGAATGAGCGGTTTCTGAGTTGGGGATTACCAGCAACCCAAATTCGGAACCTACTACCAGATTTAGAAGGAACAAATACGACAAGCCCTAGAGATTTAGCGCACTTGATGGCGTTAGTCGATGATGGCAAGTTGATGTCGTTGCGATCGCGCGATCGCCTGTTAGATATCATGCGACGTACCGTGACGAATACCTTGCTACCACGCGGTTTAGGTGAAGGAGCGAGAATAGCCCATAAAACGGGTGACATCGGCTCTTTAGTCGGTGATGTGGGCTTAGTGGATATGCCGAGTGGTAAGCGCTATATTGCTGTCGCAATGGTAAAACGTCCCCATAATGATGGTCGCGCTCAAGAACTCATTCGGCAAATTTCGCGTGCGGCTTATCAAGAATTGAGCAAACCGAACGTCGATCAAATTATGCGGACAACACCTTTTGTGACAACAAACCCGCCAGCAGGCAATTCAGCAACCACTAGCAACGCACAATCGACAACGAATTAG
- a CDS encoding EamA family transporter: MTLPEFGLFLISILASVAGQWLLKAGALKLGRVDASNFVSHVLGMITIPELLAGLTCYALGAIVYILVLTRVKLSVAGPAVALVYVFSLLIGYFIFRESIPISRLVGLGLIICGVILVIWKS, translated from the coding sequence GTGACGCTACCAGAGTTTGGATTATTTCTCATTTCAATCCTAGCGAGCGTGGCTGGGCAATGGCTGCTCAAAGCGGGTGCATTAAAGCTAGGTAGAGTAGATGCAAGTAATTTTGTGAGCCATGTGTTAGGCATGATTACGATTCCAGAATTACTTGCTGGATTGACGTGTTATGCCTTGGGTGCAATTGTTTATATTTTGGTGCTAACGCGGGTTAAACTCAGCGTTGCGGGTCCTGCGGTGGCGTTAGTTTACGTCTTTTCGTTGCTAATTGGGTATTTTATCTTTCGCGAATCTATTCCTATTAGTCGATTAGTTGGGTTGGGGCTGATTATCTGTGGCGTTATTCTCGTGATTTGGAAAAGTTAG